The following are encoded together in the Ictalurus punctatus breed USDA103 chromosome 1, Coco_2.0, whole genome shotgun sequence genome:
- the pou3f1 gene encoding POU domain, class 3, transcription factor 1 — translation MATTAQYIPRNNSLPSNPLMHPDSDRMHQGTTYREVQKMMHHEYLQGLAASNAGHPMSLTHHQWLPTSGADWSSGTHLGQQPEHKASVPASREELTSGYHRSHLVHQAAQNGHHGSWAPSSTTHHLSPLSPASGGHQSLVYSQTGYAMLSPQPSLHHGMREPLHDDAGSHEHQLESPQQPFGHHQDHSDEDAPSSDDLEQFAKQFKQRRIKLGFTQADVGLALGTLYGNVFSQTTICRFEALQLSFKNMCKLKPLLNKWLEETDSNTGSPTNLDKIAAQGRKRKKRTSIEVGVKGALENHFLKCPKPSAHEISTLAGTLQLEKEVVRVWFCNRRQKEKRMTPVGVAHPSMEDVYSQAETPPLHHTLQSPVQ, via the coding sequence ATGGCGACGACAGCTCAGTATATCCCGCGGAATAACTCGTTGCCTTCCAACCCTCTCATGCACCCGGACTCGGACCGGATGCACCAGGGCACGACCTATCGAGAAGTGCAGAAAATGATGCACCACGAGTATCTTCAAGGGCTCGCGGCGTCCAACGCGGGCCACCCGATGAGCCTGACGCACCACCAGTGGCTGCCCACATCCGGCGCAGACTGGAGCAGCGGGACGCACCTCGGCCAGCAGCCTGAGCACAAGGCCAGCGTGCCTGCGAGCCGCGAAGAGCTGACCAGTGGTTACCACAGGTCGCATTTGGTGCACCAGGCTGCACAGAACGGCCACCATGGCTCGTGGGCGCCGAGCAGCACCACGCATCACCTGTCTCCGCTGTCGCCCGCTTCCGGGGGCCACCAGTCACTGGTCTATTCTCAGACGGGCTATGCTATGCTGAGCCCGCAACCATCGCTGCATCACGGCATGCGCGAGCCGCTGCACGACGATGCCGGCAGTCATGAACATCAGCTCGAGTCGCCGCAGCAACCGTTTGGGCACCACCAGGACCACTCAGACGAGGACGCGCCCAGCTCCGACGACCTTGAGCAGTTCGCCAAGCAGTTTAAGCAGCGGCGCATCAAACTCGGCTTCACGCAAGCGGACGTGGGGCTTGCGCTCGGCACGCTCTACGGCAACGTGTTCTCTCAGACCACTATCTGCAGGTTCGAGGCACTACAACTCAGTTTCAAGAACATGTGCAAACTTAAGCCGCTTCTCAACAAATGGCTAGAGGAGACAGACTCGAACACAGGCAGCCCGACTAACTTGGACAAGATCGCGGCACAGGGCCGCAAGCGCAAGAAGAGGACCTCGATCGAGGTCGGGGTGAAAGGGGCGCTAGAGAACCACTTTCTGAAGTGCCCCAAGCCCTCGGCGCACGAGATCAGCACGTTGGCCGGCACGCTGCAGCTGGAGAAAGAGGTCGTGCGCGTGTGGTTTTGCAacaggagacagaaagagaaaaggatgACCCCTGTGGGGGTCGCACATCCGAGCATGGAGGACGTTTACTCACAGGCGGAGACCCCTCCACTTCACCACACGCTACAAAGTCCCGTCCAGTGA